A single region of the Paraburkholderia sprentiae WSM5005 genome encodes:
- a CDS encoding ABC transporter ATP-binding protein: protein MSNLLTIRNLAVSFGGLPAVDRINLDVAPGEVVGVVGESGSGKSVTMMALMGLIDAPGKVSADEITFDGKNLLKASARERRKIIGKDIAMVFQDALTSLNPSYTVGYQIKEVLKLHEGLRGAALDKRALELLDQVGIPDAKNRIGSFPHQMSGGMNQRVMIAMAIACNPKLLIADEPTTALDVTIQAQIMELLMRLQKERGMALVLISHDLAVVSEVAQRVAVMYAGEVIETNKVPDIFAAPHHPYTEALLAAIPEHNVGAVRLAALPGMVPGRDDRPKGCLFAPRCKYVVDDCTKARPALAPLPAHADFTRVRCIKPLNLEKDANVHTQGGAR, encoded by the coding sequence ATGAGCAATCTATTGACCATCCGCAATCTCGCGGTCAGCTTCGGCGGCCTGCCCGCGGTCGACCGCATCAATCTCGACGTCGCGCCGGGCGAAGTGGTCGGCGTGGTCGGCGAATCGGGCTCGGGCAAGAGCGTGACGATGATGGCGCTGATGGGCCTGATCGACGCGCCCGGCAAGGTCAGCGCCGACGAAATCACCTTCGACGGCAAGAACCTGCTGAAGGCCTCCGCGAGGGAACGCCGCAAGATCATCGGCAAGGACATCGCGATGGTGTTTCAGGACGCGCTGACGAGCCTGAACCCAAGCTACACGGTCGGCTATCAGATCAAGGAAGTGCTGAAGCTGCACGAAGGCTTGCGCGGCGCGGCGCTGGACAAACGCGCGCTCGAACTGCTCGACCAGGTCGGCATTCCCGACGCGAAGAACCGCATTGGCTCGTTTCCGCATCAGATGTCGGGCGGCATGAACCAGCGCGTGATGATCGCGATGGCGATCGCCTGCAACCCGAAGCTGCTGATCGCCGACGAGCCCACCACCGCGCTCGACGTGACGATCCAGGCGCAGATCATGGAACTGCTGATGCGCCTGCAGAAGGAACGCGGCATGGCGCTCGTGCTGATTTCGCACGATCTCGCCGTGGTCTCCGAAGTCGCGCAGCGCGTCGCCGTGATGTACGCCGGCGAGGTGATCGAGACGAACAAGGTGCCGGACATCTTCGCCGCGCCTCATCATCCGTATACGGAAGCGCTGCTCGCCGCGATTCCCGAGCACAACGTGGGCGCGGTGCGGCTCGCGGCGCTGCCGGGCATGGTGCCGGGCCGCGACGACCGGCCCAAGGGTTGCCTGTTCGCACCGCGCTGCAAGTACGTGGTCGACGACTGCACGAAGGCGCGCCCGGCGCTCGCGCCGCTGCCGGCTCACGCCGATTTCACGCGCGTGCGCTGCAT